The proteins below are encoded in one region of Rhizobium sp. 9140:
- a CDS encoding DUF1127 domain-containing protein — MNITRSFSTWRKYRQTVSELGRMSDRELNDLGIGRSEILSVARKAVR, encoded by the coding sequence ATGAACATCACCCGCTCTTTCTCCACATGGCGCAAGTATCGTCAGACCGTTTCGGAACTCGGCCGCATGAGCGATCGCGAACTGAACGACCTTGGCATCGGCCGCAGCGAGATTCTCAGCGTTGCTCGCAAGGCTGTTCGCTAA